One genomic window of Solea solea chromosome 12, fSolSol10.1, whole genome shotgun sequence includes the following:
- the LOC131470275 gene encoding cilia- and flagella-associated protein 251-like — MDGLRLPPLIEEALDSTDDPCDLKAEISPNMDNEMTAKERGVLEENNEKEEMDQERAQEEEEEGEERKLKEEEEEGEGEDKSRKEQEPLTEEQELEELRAQVLQLLLELEDARETSNKHEESFSELQGGATDSNNRPFYSFLIISRLIPKTTLLLEPFINLSVFLLLYFYKLFWKG, encoded by the exons ATGGATGGGCTGCGTTTACCTCCACTCATCGAGGAGGCTCTGGACTCTACAG ATGACCCCTGCGATCTAAAAGCCGAGATCAGCCCCAACATGGACAACGAGATGACGGCCAAGGAGCGAGGTGTGCTGGAGGAGAACAATGAGAAGGAGGAGATGGACCAGGAGAGagctcaggaggaggaggaggagggtgaagaGAGGaagctgaaggaggaggaggaggagggtgagggcGAAGACAAGAGCAGGAAGGAGCAGGAGCCACTGACAGAggagcaggagctggaggagctgagggcccaggtgctgcagctgctgctggagctggaggaTGCCAGGGAAACGTCAAACAAACACGAGGAGAGCTTCAGTGAGCTGCAAGGTGGGGCCACTGACAGTAACAACAGGCCTTTTTATTCGTTCTTAATAATCAGCCGTCTCATCCCTAAAACCACTCTCCTATTGGAGCCATTTAttaacctcagtgtttttcttctgctgtaTTTTTACAAGCTGTTTTGGAAAGGATAA